Proteins from a single region of Pseudomonas fulva:
- a CDS encoding dipeptidase, which yields MRKRLLIVPIALGLAAAVFFTLPGVLDRRMNSVESPAPYPASQAATRLHGTLFIADLHDDALLWERDLLKRYSHGHSDLPRMLDGRVGLQVFSTVTQSPRGLNYESNGADSDTITLLAMAQRWPRATWNSLLQRALYQAEKLREAAAGSDGRLVQIRTREDLTDFLQAWKQDPQRVATLLATEGLHPLEGRLENLDRLYDAGFRMAGLTHFFDNEVGGSAHGLDKGGLTPFGRQVVARLEDKSMLIDLAHASRPLMDDVLAMATRPVLVSHGGVEGTCPGTRNLSDRHIRAIAATGGVIGIGYWDTAVCATSVAAIVKAIRYTADLVGVKHLALGSDFNGTIHAPFDVTGLAQLTEGLLGAGFSRADIAAIMGGNVQRLLLASLPGN from the coding sequence ATGCGCAAGCGCCTGCTCATCGTCCCGATTGCCCTGGGTCTTGCCGCCGCGGTGTTCTTCACCCTGCCGGGCGTGCTCGACCGACGCATGAACAGCGTCGAATCCCCGGCGCCCTATCCGGCCAGCCAGGCCGCCACGCGCCTGCACGGCACCCTGTTCATCGCCGACCTGCACGACGACGCCCTGCTCTGGGAGCGTGATCTGCTCAAACGCTACAGCCACGGCCACTCGGACCTGCCGCGCATGCTCGACGGGCGCGTCGGGTTGCAGGTGTTTTCCACGGTCACCCAATCGCCGCGCGGCCTGAACTACGAAAGCAACGGCGCCGACAGCGACACCATCACCCTGCTCGCCATGGCCCAGCGCTGGCCGCGGGCGACCTGGAACAGCCTGCTGCAGCGCGCCCTGTACCAGGCCGAGAAACTGCGCGAAGCGGCTGCCGGCAGCGACGGCCGCCTGGTGCAGATCCGCACGCGCGAGGATCTGACGGACTTTCTGCAGGCCTGGAAGCAGGACCCGCAGCGCGTCGCCACCCTCTTGGCTACCGAAGGCCTGCACCCGCTGGAGGGCCGGCTGGAAAACCTCGACCGGCTCTACGATGCCGGCTTTCGCATGGCCGGCCTGACCCATTTCTTCGACAACGAGGTCGGCGGCTCGGCCCACGGCCTGGACAAGGGCGGGCTGACACCGTTCGGCCGCCAGGTCGTCGCGCGTTTGGAAGATAAATCCATGCTCATCGACCTGGCCCACGCCTCGCGCCCGCTGATGGACGACGTGCTGGCCATGGCCACGCGCCCGGTGCTGGTGTCCCACGGCGGCGTCGAGGGCACCTGCCCCGGCACCCGCAACCTCAGCGACCGGCATATCCGCGCCATCGCCGCGACCGGTGGGGTGATCGGCATCGGCTACTGGGACACGGCGGTGTGCGCCACCTCGGTGGCGGCCATCGTCAAGGCGATCCGCTACACGGCCGACCTGGTGGGCGTCAAGCACCTAGCCCTGGGCTCGGACTTCAACGGCACCATCCACGCCCCCTTCGATGTCACCGGCCTGGCCCAGCTGACCGAAGGTCTGCTCGGCGCCGGCTTCAGCCGCGCCGACATCGCCGCGATCATGGGCGGCAACGTCCAGCGCCTGCTACTCGCCAGCCTGCCCGGGAACTGA